A single region of the Spirochaetota bacterium genome encodes:
- a CDS encoding DUF2817 domain-containing protein: MISGGHMTRRLLLVPAIALALALTGAAGCSKGGDIAVDSSKLGYYAGTWEDCRAQFIKEADGLKRAYKGVETSSIEVKSATDKGLTIDACYVPAQKEKAGLIVISSGVHGIEGFAGSAVQRMVMRELLPKMDLSTTGVLFIHGVNPYGMKHERRVNEENVDLNRNFDVDKKLFALKNPGYPVIKDLLNPEEKLSTWSPGYVFFPVKAIYYIVKYGMGTLRESILKGQYEFPMGVYYGGKDFVPQKAPLEALITKSAAGCARVFVMDLHTGYGERDKMHYFPNPITIPKNLEAAKKVFEGRTVDWGDTGDFYITTGDITDYIEKLFPAKTVIRMTAEYGTMDSQTTMGSIKSLKITIMENQAANQGGKSESDFKEAKANFREMYYPSSPEWRSEIMRQTAEDFPVLFKRFAELK, encoded by the coding sequence ATGATTTCGGGAGGGCACATGACGCGTCGATTGTTGTTGGTACCGGCGATTGCGCTTGCGCTGGCGCTCACGGGAGCGGCAGGCTGTTCGAAGGGCGGCGATATCGCCGTTGATTCATCGAAACTCGGCTATTACGCTGGTACGTGGGAAGACTGCCGCGCGCAGTTCATAAAGGAAGCGGATGGATTGAAGCGCGCGTACAAGGGAGTGGAAACCTCAAGCATCGAGGTGAAGAGCGCTACAGACAAGGGCCTCACGATCGACGCGTGCTATGTACCTGCCCAGAAGGAAAAGGCCGGCCTCATCGTGATCAGCTCGGGCGTGCACGGCATCGAGGGCTTCGCGGGAAGCGCCGTCCAGCGCATGGTCATGCGCGAACTTCTTCCAAAAATGGACCTTTCGACGACCGGCGTGCTTTTCATCCACGGGGTGAACCCGTACGGCATGAAGCACGAGCGCCGGGTCAACGAGGAGAACGTGGACCTGAACCGCAATTTCGATGTAGATAAAAAGCTCTTTGCGCTGAAGAACCCGGGCTACCCGGTCATCAAGGACCTGTTGAATCCGGAGGAGAAGCTTTCCACCTGGAGCCCGGGCTATGTATTCTTCCCGGTCAAGGCGATCTACTATATTGTGAAGTACGGGATGGGGACGCTGCGCGAATCGATCCTCAAGGGGCAGTACGAATTCCCCATGGGCGTGTACTATGGCGGAAAGGACTTCGTGCCGCAGAAGGCGCCGCTCGAGGCGCTCATTACGAAGAGCGCAGCGGGATGCGCGCGCGTATTCGTGATGGATCTGCACACGGGTTACGGAGAGCGCGACAAGATGCACTATTTCCCGAATCCCATAACGATCCCCAAAAACCTCGAAGCGGCGAAGAAGGTGTTCGAAGGCCGTACGGTGGACTGGGGCGATACCGGCGACTTCTACATCACCACGGGCGACATCACCGACTATATCGAGAAGCTCTTTCCCGCGAAGACCGTGATCCGCATGACCGCGGAATACGGCACCATGGACAGCCAGACGACAATGGGCTCCATCAAGTCGCTCAAGATCACGATCATGGAAAACCAGGCGGCCAACCAGGGCGGCAAGTCCGAAAGCGACTTCAAGGAAGCGAAGGCGAATTTCAGGGAGATGTATTACCCGTCGTCGCCCGAATGGCGCTCCGAGATTATGCGCCAGACCGCCGAGGATTTCCCTGTGCTGTTCAAGAGGTTTGCCGAGTTGAAGTAG
- a CDS encoding DUF1697 domain-containing protein, which translates to MKALTTLIAFLRGINVSGQKPVRMTDLVALFESLGYARVRTYIQSGNVVFEAAAGGVDALESDIGEAIRKKYGYEVTVIIRTADELRDIVAGNPLLKILGIAPDRFYVTLFDRIPDARKVAGLAMGEDDAERYEVKGREAYLYCPRGYGRSRLNNQAFEKKLGLAATTRSWKTMLALLEMTQP; encoded by the coding sequence ATGAAAGCCCTCACCACCCTCATCGCCTTCCTGCGCGGTATCAACGTGAGCGGGCAGAAGCCCGTCCGGATGACGGACCTCGTCGCGCTTTTCGAATCCCTGGGGTATGCGCGCGTAAGGACCTACATTCAAAGCGGCAACGTCGTGTTCGAGGCTGCGGCAGGAGGCGTCGATGCGCTGGAAAGCGATATCGGCGAAGCCATCCGTAAAAAATACGGTTACGAGGTGACCGTGATCATACGGACGGCGGACGAGCTCCGTGATATCGTCGCCGGCAATCCGCTCCTGAAAATTCTCGGGATAGCACCGGACAGGTTCTACGTGACGCTGTTCGACCGAATCCCCGACGCGCGCAAAGTCGCGGGGCTCGCTATGGGCGAGGACGACGCCGAGCGCTACGAGGTGAAGGGGCGCGAGGCATATCTCTACTGCCCCCGCGGGTACGGCAGGAGCAGGCTGAACAACCAGGCATTCGAAAAAAAGCTGGGGCTTGCGGCAACGACGCGCAGCTGGAAGACGATGCTGGCCCTGCTTGAAATGACGCAACCTTGA
- a CDS encoding DUF1295 domain-containing protein, producing MFFIFLTLSVIAHAGRAVYEILKIRGRVDPQNKIVFAFVFADMCVLWISWFQMCMADPWPVGLGPVMRGFGLAVFIFGMILFWGALIQLRTLENYKGPLVTGGIYRYLRHPMYFAFLCWLFGFAAFMDGGASLLCALPFAANVLYWRWNEERLLLKIHPDYLEYARGTIF from the coding sequence ATGTTTTTCATTTTTCTTACACTGTCTGTTATCGCGCACGCGGGACGCGCGGTCTATGAGATCCTGAAGATCCGCGGCCGGGTCGACCCCCAGAACAAGATCGTGTTCGCGTTCGTGTTCGCGGACATGTGCGTCCTGTGGATCTCCTGGTTCCAGATGTGCATGGCGGACCCATGGCCGGTGGGACTTGGACCGGTTATGCGCGGATTCGGTCTCGCGGTATTCATTTTCGGCATGATCTTGTTCTGGGGAGCCCTCATTCAATTAAGAACGCTCGAAAACTATAAAGGACCGCTGGTGACCGGCGGGATATACCGGTACCTTCGCCATCCCATGTATTTCGCCTTCCTGTGCTGGCTTTTTGGATTTGCCGCATTCATGGATGGGGGCGCGTCATTACTGTGCGCGCTTCCGTTTGCCGCGAATGTCCTCTACTGGAGGTGGAACGAGGAACGCCTGCTGCTAAAGATCCACCCGGACTACCTGGAATACGCACGCGGTACGATTTTTTAG
- a CDS encoding phosphotransacetylase family protein: protein MSKERGMNKLVIASTRESAGKTSLIVGLAKASGKEFGYMKPFGDRLLYRKKRLWDYDAALITNVLGMRESPEEITIGFEHSKLRYMYDAERVRGKLNELIAVLGKNKEVLFIEAGRDLSYGVSVGLDAFSLAASAGAALVLLVSGSDDTIVDDIIYAKRFVDAAKTDLKGVIINKVHDIEDFTATYLPFIERTGVKVLGMIPYRTELRNFSVGYLSECLFAKVIAGESGLGNVIRNIFVGAMSSSEALRSAQFNKPERFVITSGDRSDMVLASMDANTVGILLTNNILPPSNIIAKASELNIPLLLVPSDTYQVARQIDTMEPLLTRDNTASIALVADLVRQYVKVDEII, encoded by the coding sequence ATGAGCAAGGAGCGGGGTATGAACAAACTGGTGATCGCATCGACGAGGGAAAGCGCGGGGAAGACGAGCCTCATCGTGGGGCTCGCGAAGGCGTCCGGGAAGGAGTTCGGCTACATGAAGCCCTTTGGCGACCGGCTGCTCTACCGGAAGAAGAGGCTATGGGACTACGACGCGGCCCTCATCACGAACGTGCTGGGCATGCGCGAGAGCCCCGAGGAGATCACCATAGGCTTCGAACACTCGAAGCTCCGCTATATGTACGACGCCGAGCGCGTGCGCGGGAAGCTGAACGAGCTCATCGCCGTGCTCGGGAAGAACAAGGAGGTCCTGTTCATCGAGGCGGGACGCGACCTGTCCTACGGCGTGTCAGTGGGGCTGGACGCGTTTTCCCTCGCCGCGTCCGCCGGCGCGGCGCTCGTGCTTCTCGTCTCGGGCTCGGACGACACCATCGTGGACGACATCATTTACGCGAAGCGATTCGTCGACGCGGCGAAGACGGATCTTAAAGGCGTGATCATCAACAAGGTTCACGATATCGAGGACTTTACCGCGACCTACCTTCCCTTCATCGAGAGGACCGGCGTCAAAGTCCTGGGCATGATCCCGTACCGGACGGAGCTGCGTAATTTTTCGGTGGGCTACCTCTCGGAGTGCCTGTTCGCCAAGGTAATCGCCGGCGAGAGCGGGCTGGGCAACGTTATACGGAACATATTCGTGGGGGCCATGTCCTCGAGCGAGGCCCTGCGCAGCGCGCAGTTCAACAAGCCCGAGCGATTCGTGATCACGAGCGGGGACCGCAGCGACATGGTGCTCGCCTCGATGGACGCGAACACCGTGGGGATATTGCTCACCAACAACATCCTGCCGCCCTCGAACATCATCGCGAAGGCGAGCGAGCTCAACATCCCACTCCTCCTCGTGCCGTCCGACACCTACCAGGTCGCGCGCCAGATCGATACCATGGAACCGCTCCTTACCAGGGACAACACCGCGAGCATCGCGCTCGTGGCCGACCTGGTGCGGCAGTACGTGAAGGTGGACGAGATCATTTGA
- a CDS encoding CoA-binding protein — MKRESKIRSLFEPKSIAVIGASAKPGKIGFSVVRNIVEGGFRGKVYPVNPQGGEIFGRAVSKSVAAIGEPVDVASIIVPAKLTFDAVRDCADNGVKNIQIITSGFSEIGEVELERKIVDYAKSRGARILGPNIFGVYSATSHFNSTFSASSITPGHVAILTQSGALGIAMIGKTAVENMGLSTIVSIGNKADIDEADCLEYVMEQEETRAILMYIEGVKDGERLIEKVREATWKKPIVVVKSGRSKRGALAAASHTGSLAGSDEIFDAIMRQCGVLRAESLQEAFDWCKFLAGAPAPKDLSGVIVTNGGGVGVLATDACEKFGVELYDDQAVLKEVFGPATPDFGSTKNPVDITGGANSGSYDLALSAPAAHPAMHCTMALYCETATFDSENLAPMIRETYRKHMEAGKPVVYAIVGGAPVENAITKLRRENVPVYGDTYSAISCMGALHRYHRYNRERDDAIDTADIDAAAINAVIDAALADGRGFLLANEGQSVMRAAGIIIPGAAIVKGIEDAVAQAKKIGYPVVMKVVSRDILHKSDAGGVALDIENDEEVIDAYQAIIRNSRAYKPDAVIDGIEICEMVEKGTELIVGARRDVQMGPIVMCGLGGIYVEVMKDVAFRAASLSRGEALKMLSEVRSYALLLGVRGEDQKDIESVVDTIIKAATIIRKVPRITDIEINPVVVYEKGRGLKAVDVRILIRREM, encoded by the coding sequence ATGAAACGGGAATCGAAGATCCGGTCTCTTTTCGAACCAAAGTCGATCGCGGTGATCGGCGCATCGGCCAAACCGGGGAAGATTGGATTCAGCGTGGTGCGCAACATCGTGGAGGGCGGGTTCCGCGGAAAAGTATATCCCGTCAACCCGCAGGGCGGCGAGATATTCGGGCGCGCCGTATCGAAGAGCGTCGCGGCGATCGGCGAGCCGGTGGACGTCGCCTCCATTATTGTGCCGGCCAAGCTCACCTTCGACGCCGTCCGGGACTGCGCCGACAACGGGGTGAAAAACATCCAGATCATCACCTCGGGCTTCTCGGAGATAGGCGAGGTCGAGCTCGAGCGTAAAATCGTGGATTACGCGAAATCGCGCGGGGCCCGCATACTCGGCCCCAATATATTCGGGGTATATTCCGCGACATCGCATTTCAATTCCACGTTCTCGGCGTCGTCCATCACGCCCGGGCACGTCGCGATCCTCACGCAGAGCGGCGCGCTGGGAATCGCCATGATCGGGAAGACCGCGGTCGAGAACATGGGACTTTCGACCATCGTGTCGATCGGCAACAAGGCCGATATCGACGAGGCCGACTGCCTCGAGTACGTGATGGAACAGGAAGAGACGCGCGCCATTCTCATGTACATCGAGGGGGTGAAGGACGGGGAGCGACTCATCGAGAAGGTGCGCGAGGCGACCTGGAAAAAGCCCATCGTGGTCGTGAAGTCCGGCCGCTCGAAACGGGGGGCGCTGGCGGCGGCCTCGCACACGGGCTCGCTCGCCGGGTCCGACGAGATTTTCGACGCGATCATGCGCCAGTGCGGCGTGCTCCGGGCGGAGTCCCTGCAGGAGGCGTTCGACTGGTGCAAGTTCCTCGCGGGTGCGCCCGCGCCCAAAGACCTGAGCGGGGTGATCGTGACCAACGGCGGCGGGGTAGGGGTGCTCGCCACCGACGCGTGCGAGAAATTCGGCGTGGAGCTTTACGACGATCAGGCGGTGCTCAAGGAGGTCTTTGGTCCCGCGACGCCGGATTTCGGCTCCACGAAAAATCCGGTGGACATTACCGGGGGCGCGAATTCCGGGTCGTACGACCTCGCGCTCTCGGCGCCGGCCGCACACCCGGCCATGCACTGCACCATGGCGCTCTACTGCGAGACCGCCACGTTCGATTCGGAAAACCTCGCGCCCATGATCCGGGAGACCTATCGGAAACACATGGAGGCGGGCAAGCCCGTCGTCTACGCGATCGTGGGGGGCGCCCCGGTCGAGAACGCGATCACGAAGCTGCGCAGGGAGAACGTGCCGGTGTACGGCGACACCTACAGCGCCATCTCCTGCATGGGCGCGCTGCATCGCTACCACCGGTACAACCGCGAGCGTGACGACGCGATCGATACCGCCGATATCGACGCCGCCGCCATCAATGCGGTTATCGACGCGGCGCTCGCGGACGGGCGGGGCTTCCTGCTCGCCAACGAGGGACAGTCCGTGATGCGCGCGGCGGGTATCATCATTCCCGGCGCGGCTATCGTGAAGGGCATCGAGGACGCGGTCGCACAGGCGAAGAAAATAGGGTATCCCGTCGTCATGAAGGTGGTCTCGCGCGATATCCTGCATAAAAGCGACGCGGGCGGCGTCGCGCTCGATATCGAAAACGACGAAGAGGTGATCGACGCCTACCAGGCCATTATCAGGAATTCACGCGCCTACAAGCCCGACGCCGTCATAGACGGAATAGAGATCTGCGAAATGGTCGAAAAAGGCACGGAGCTCATCGTGGGCGCGCGGCGCGACGTGCAGATGGGGCCCATCGTCATGTGCGGGCTGGGCGGCATTTACGTCGAGGTGATGAAGGACGTGGCGTTCCGGGCGGCCTCCCTCTCGCGCGGCGAGGCGCTCAAGATGCTCTCGGAGGTGCGCTCGTACGCGCTCCTGCTGGGGGTCCGCGGCGAAGACCAGAAGGACATAGAATCCGTGGTCGATACGATAATCAAGGCGGCGACCATCATACGAAAGGTGCCGCGCATTACGGATATCGAGATCAACCCGGTGGTCGTGTACGAGAAGGGACGGGGACTCAAGGCCGTGGACGTGCGCATACTGATACGCAGGGAAATGTGA
- a CDS encoding GNAT family N-acetyltransferase: MTSEHLHPKLEELRKDFPEKFLPTQEIFKRVHRGNRIFIGTACAEPQFLVQSLVNYAESYPKAFFDAEVIQVWTLGVAPYTDQKFKSNFRHNSFFVGDNTRKAVNEGFADYTPIFLSQVPGLLHRHLVEIDVALIQTSLPDDHGYLSLGISVDIVKAAVENAKLVIVQVNEAMPRVHGDGFLHVKDIDFLVPHNEPLLEFNVEVPDEIAQSIGTHVAKIVQDGDTIQVGYGSIPNAVIANLKEKRHLGVHTELLTDGIVDLIRCGAVDCTKKNLDRGKVVTAFCMGKRSTYEFLHDNPSIEFRSIEYTNDPLTIARMRNLTAINAALQIDLTGQATSESIGPVFYSGIGGHADFMRGAVLAPGGKTILTIRSTSNDGQFSRIVPFLSEGAGVTLGRGDIHYVVTEYGIAYMHGKNIRERAINLISIAHPKFRPWLIEEAKRVGLIYKDQAFIPGKKGEYPEIFETYRTTRTGVKILLRPVKMSDEPILKDFFYSLSDRSTYRRFISTRQDMTHERLQDFVIIDYTREMVILAIVEHLQKEIVVGVAQYGKQEHSHSAEVAIVVSDEYQNKGIGTELLSYVTYLARKEGLLGFTAEVLMENRPMLHLFEKMGFIIERHSSAGVYELKLQFRGEAS; the protein is encoded by the coding sequence GTGACGAGCGAGCACCTGCATCCCAAACTCGAGGAGCTCCGCAAGGACTTCCCTGAAAAATTTTTGCCGACTCAGGAAATATTCAAGCGTGTCCACAGGGGAAACAGGATATTCATAGGGACCGCCTGCGCCGAACCGCAGTTCCTGGTACAGTCGCTCGTCAATTACGCGGAGTCCTACCCCAAGGCGTTTTTCGACGCCGAGGTCATCCAGGTGTGGACCCTGGGCGTCGCGCCCTACACCGACCAGAAATTCAAATCTAACTTCCGGCACAACTCGTTTTTCGTGGGGGACAATACCCGCAAGGCGGTAAACGAGGGCTTCGCCGATTATACCCCCATCTTCCTCTCGCAGGTTCCCGGGCTTCTTCACCGGCACCTGGTCGAGATCGATGTGGCGCTCATCCAGACCTCCCTGCCCGACGATCACGGCTACCTTTCCCTGGGGATAAGCGTGGACATCGTGAAGGCCGCGGTAGAGAACGCGAAGCTGGTAATCGTCCAGGTGAACGAGGCAATGCCCCGCGTGCACGGCGACGGCTTTCTCCACGTGAAGGACATCGACTTCCTTGTGCCGCATAACGAGCCTCTGCTCGAGTTCAACGTCGAGGTGCCCGACGAGATCGCGCAGAGCATAGGGACGCACGTGGCGAAGATCGTCCAGGACGGGGACACCATCCAGGTGGGGTACGGCAGCATACCCAATGCGGTGATCGCCAATTTGAAGGAGAAGCGCCACCTTGGGGTGCATACTGAGCTCCTCACCGACGGCATCGTTGACCTGATTCGCTGCGGGGCCGTGGACTGCACGAAAAAGAATTTAGACCGGGGGAAGGTGGTCACCGCCTTCTGCATGGGGAAGCGGTCCACCTACGAGTTCCTGCACGACAATCCAAGCATCGAATTCCGTTCGATAGAATACACCAACGACCCGCTCACCATCGCGCGCATGCGCAACCTCACGGCCATTAACGCCGCCCTCCAGATCGACCTCACCGGGCAGGCGACCTCCGAATCGATCGGGCCCGTGTTTTACAGCGGGATCGGCGGGCACGCGGACTTCATGCGCGGCGCGGTGCTCGCGCCGGGCGGCAAGACCATTCTCACCATCCGGTCCACCTCCAACGACGGGCAGTTCTCGCGTATCGTCCCCTTCCTCTCGGAGGGCGCCGGCGTTACGCTGGGGCGCGGGGACATCCATTACGTGGTGACCGAATACGGCATCGCCTACATGCACGGGAAGAACATTCGCGAACGGGCGATCAACCTCATCTCGATCGCGCACCCGAAGTTCCGCCCCTGGCTCATCGAGGAGGCGAAGCGGGTGGGGCTCATCTACAAGGACCAGGCCTTCATCCCCGGCAAGAAGGGCGAGTACCCGGAGATTTTCGAGACCTACCGGACCACGCGCACCGGCGTCAAGATATTGCTCCGGCCCGTGAAGATGAGCGACGAGCCCATCCTCAAGGATTTCTTCTATTCGCTCTCCGACCGCAGCACCTATCGGCGCTTTATTTCCACGCGGCAGGACATGACCCACGAGCGCCTGCAGGATTTCGTGATCATCGATTACACCCGCGAGATGGTGATACTCGCCATCGTGGAGCATTTACAGAAGGAGATCGTGGTGGGCGTGGCCCAGTACGGGAAGCAGGAGCACTCGCACTCCGCGGAGGTCGCGATCGTGGTCTCGGACGAGTACCAGAACAAGGGGATCGGTACGGAGCTCCTGTCCTACGTCACCTACCTCGCCCGGAAAGAGGGTCTGCTGGGTTTCACCGCCGAGGTGCTCATGGAAAACAGGCCCATGCTCCACCTCTTCGAAAAGATGGGGTTCATCATAGAAAGGCACAGCTCGGCGGGCGTGTACGAGTTGAAGCTCCAGTTCAGGGGAGAGGCGTCATGA